Proteins encoded within one genomic window of Triticum aestivum cultivar Chinese Spring chromosome 2D, IWGSC CS RefSeq v2.1, whole genome shotgun sequence:
- the LOC123048848 gene encoding protein trichome birefringence-like 11, with protein sequence MTGISLGRWPGMLQPAFGGPESAVVRDLRVMNVTLMTAHRRDGHPAVYNVEPSARMLVGQREDCSHWCLPGVPDAWNELLYAMVLARLS encoded by the coding sequence ATGACCGGAATCTCGCTGGGCCGGTGGCCGGGAATGCTGCAGCCGGCGTTTGGGGGACCGGAATCGGCCGTGGTGAGGGACCTGCGTGTGATGAACGTGACGCTGATGACGGCGCACAGGAGGGACGGCCACCCGGCGGTGTACAATGTGGAGCCGTCGGCGAGGATGCTGGTGGGGCAGAGGGAGGACTGCAGCCACTGGTGCCTGCCCGGTGTGCCCGACGCGTGGAACGAGCTCCTCTACGCCATGGTTCTCGCCAGGCTTTCTTAG
- the LOC123051782 gene encoding TVP38/TMEM64 family membrane protein slr0305: MAFSWPSALRLAVGAALLTAAGVALFTLPVEKILKDFLVWIKENLGAWGPLVLALAYIPLTVLAVPASILTLGGGYLFGLPVGFVADSIGATIGATAAFLLGRTIGRPYVLSKCKDYPKFQAVAIAIQRSGFKIVLLLRLVPLLPFNMLNYLLSVTPVGIVEYMLASWLGMMPITLALVYVGTTLKDLSDVTHGWSEISTTRWVLIISGFAMSILLIICVTRVAKSALDKALAENGEADLGAPQLPVAASPSDLHQPLVIRIDTSNEDHEK, encoded by the exons ATGGCGTTCTCGTGGCCCTCGGCCCTCCGCCTCGCCGTCGGCGCCGCCCTGCTCACGGCCGCCGGCGTCGCGCTCTTCACGCTCCCCGTCGAGAAG ATTTTGAAGGATTTTCTTGTTTGGATCAAAGAGAACCTTGGTGCATGGGGTCCTTTGGTATT GGCCCTTGCTTACATCCCTTTGACGGTCTTAGCTGTTCCAGCCTCAATACTCACA CTTGGGGGTGGTTATCTATTTGGCCTGCCCGTTGGGTTTGTTGCTGATTCCATTGGAGCGACAATTGGCGCAACTGCTGCATTTTTGCTTGGTAGAACG ATTGGAAGGCCGTATGTTCTCTCCAAATGCAAAGATTACCCCAAGTTTCAAGCAGTAGCTATAGCCATTCAAAGGTCTGGCTTCAAG ATCGTGTTGCTACTACGGCTTGTACCTCTACTTCCATTTAACATGTTGAACTACCTGTTGTCTGTCACTCCTGTTGGCATTGTGGAATACATGCTGGCATCTTGGCTGGGAATGATG CCAATCACTCTCGCCTTGGTATATGTGGGAACAACATTAAAAGATCTATCAGATGTGACACATGGATGGAGTGAGATCTCGACTACCAGATGG GTTCTCATAATTTCTGGCTTTGCAATGTCCA TTCTCTTGATTATATGCGTCACAAGAGTCGCAAAATCTGCTCTGGACAAGGCGCTGGCAGAGAATGGGGAGGCGGATCTAGGAGCCCCGCAGCTTCCGGTGGCGGCCTCTCCCTCGGACCTGCATCAACCTCTTGTAATCAGGATTGACACCTCGAATGAAGATCACGAGAAGTAA
- the LOC123055675 gene encoding protein trichome birefringence-like 11 — MVMEMASARRRARQLSGDHAVLWSACVLLSAASLLLAATLSSGFGAARLAGEVSVVVRARAGAVVLTTDGDAAVDNARRYCGHVDHDGMLTDGEWVREEAGVAPLYDSRECPFVDVGFQCRENGRPDDGYARWRWRPRRCELPRFDAEKLLEVLRNRRLVFVGDSIGRNQWESMLCMLSSAVADAGASVREEHGSPITKHKGFLSFRFLRHNLTVEHYRSPYLVRRGGRPRRAPRHVRSTLQLRAMDSRAHLWKGADVLVFNSGHWWNHDRLQQLHCYFQEGKRLRLDMSVEAAYQRAMDTVHEWVQKEVDGSKTLAVFRTYSPAHNRHVSSAGLVNFSHDLHR; from the exons ATGGTCATGGAGATGGCGAGCGCGAGGAGGCGGGCGAGGCAGCTCAGCGGCGACCACGCCGTGCTCTGGAGCGCCTGCGTCCTCCTCTCCGCCGCCTCGCTGCTCCTCGCCGCCACCCTCTCCTCGGGCTTCGGGGCCGCCAGGCTCGCCGGGGAGGTCAGCGTGGTCGTCAGGGCACGCGCCGGCGCCGTCGTCTTGACGACGGACGGAGACGCCGCCGTCGACAACGCCCGCCGGTACTGCGGCCACGTTGATCACGACGGCATGTTAACCGACGGCGAGTGGGTGCGCGAGGAAGCGGGCGTGGCCCCCCTGTACGACTCGAGGGAGTGCCCTTTCGTCGACGTGGGGTTCCAGTGCCGGGAGAACGGCCGGCCGGACGACGGGTACGCCAGGTGGAGGTGGCGTCCGAGGCGCTGCGAGCTCCCGAG GTTCGACGCCGAGAAACTGCTGGAGGTGCTCCGGAACCGCCGGCTGGTGTTCGTCGGCGACTCGATCGGGCGCAACCAGTGGGAGTCGATGCTCTGCATGCTCTcctccgccgtcgccgacgccGGGGCCTCGGTGCGCGAGGAGCACGGGAGCCCCATCACCAAGCACAAGGGCTTCCTCTCCTTCCGGTTCCTTCGCCACAACCTCACGGTGGAGCACTACCGGTCGCCGTACCTGGTCCGGCGCGGCGGCCGCCCCCGCCGCGCGCCCAGGCACGTCCGCTCCACGCTCCAGCTCCGCGCTATGGACTCCAGGGCGCACCTGTGGAAGGGCGCCGACGTGCTCGTCTTCAACTCCGGCCACTGGTGGAACCACGACCGGCTCCAGCAGCT GCATTGCTACTTCCAGGAAGGCAAGAGGCTGAGGCTGGACATGAGCGTGGAGGCGGCCTACCAGAGGGCCATGGACACAGTGCACGAATGGGTCCAGAAGGAGGTGGACGGCAGCAAGACCCTGGCCGTGTTCAGAACCTACTCGCCGGCGCACAATAGGCACGTCTCCTCTGCTGGTCTTGTGAATTTCAGCCATGATTTGCACAGATAA